From a single Chitinophaga sp. Cy-1792 genomic region:
- a CDS encoding Nif3-like dinuclear metal center hexameric protein: MKIKEIIQAIEQYAPLQYQESYDNAGLIFGDASREVTNVLLTLDATEEVIDEAIAKGCNLVVAHHPIVFGGLKKINGSNYVERVAIKAIKHDVAVYAAHTNLDNVRNGVCAEMAARLGLTNCKVLQPKKGLLKKLYTFVPAADAEKVRKALFEAGAGHIGNYSECSYNGEGQGTFKAGEGADPYVGKVGERHFEAETKLEVIFPLYLEGRVIQALLGSHPYEEVAYDIVTLDNMYQEVGSGLVGELPEAQDEMAFLQLVKERFGTGCVKYTALRGKSVKKIALCGGAGSFLLKRAIGAGADVYISSDFKYHEFFDADNQIVIADIGHFESEQFTVELFYHILTEKFRNFAPLKSTIKTNPVNYL; this comes from the coding sequence ATGAAGATAAAAGAGATTATCCAGGCGATTGAGCAGTATGCTCCTTTACAGTACCAGGAGAGTTATGACAATGCCGGGCTTATTTTCGGGGATGCCTCCAGGGAGGTAACAAATGTGCTTTTGACGCTGGATGCCACCGAGGAAGTAATAGATGAGGCCATTGCAAAGGGATGTAACCTGGTAGTGGCGCATCATCCTATTGTTTTTGGCGGGCTGAAGAAGATCAATGGGAGTAATTATGTGGAGCGGGTGGCTATCAAGGCGATCAAGCATGATGTGGCGGTATATGCGGCGCATACCAACCTGGATAATGTGCGGAATGGCGTATGTGCGGAAATGGCTGCCAGGCTGGGTTTAACGAACTGTAAGGTATTACAGCCTAAAAAGGGGCTGCTGAAGAAGCTGTACACCTTTGTGCCGGCAGCAGATGCCGAAAAGGTCAGGAAGGCGCTTTTTGAGGCCGGCGCGGGGCATATTGGCAATTACAGCGAGTGTAGTTACAATGGCGAGGGGCAGGGCACCTTTAAGGCAGGCGAGGGAGCGGACCCTTACGTTGGAAAGGTGGGTGAGCGACATTTTGAGGCCGAAACGAAATTGGAAGTGATTTTTCCGTTATATTTGGAAGGTCGTGTGATACAGGCGTTGCTGGGTAGTCATCCTTATGAAGAGGTGGCCTATGACATTGTAACGTTGGATAATATGTACCAGGAAGTAGGTTCGGGGCTGGTGGGAGAGTTGCCGGAGGCACAGGATGAGATGGCTTTTCTGCAGCTGGTAAAGGAGCGTTTTGGTACAGGTTGTGTGAAATACACGGCTTTGAGGGGTAAGTCGGTGAAAAAGATTGCGTTATGTGGTGGTGCGGGCAGTTTTCTGTTAAAGCGGGCCATAGGGGCAGGTGCCGATGTGTATATCTCCTCAGATTTCAAATATCATGAATTTTTTGATGCTGATAATCAAATAGTTATCGCAGATATAGGACATTTTGAGAGTGAGCAATTTACAGTGGAATTATTTTATCATATATTGACCGAAAAATTCCGTAATTTTGCGCCTCTTAAATCTACGATTAAAACAAACCCGGTAAATTATTTATAA
- a CDS encoding zinc ribbon domain-containing protein has translation MATVKEYSVEEKLASVLRLQKIDSKLDEIQVLKGELPIEVKDLEDEIEGLNTRQAHIENEIKGIQDFVANKKAAIKEAEALIKKYEKQQDNVKNNREFEAITKEVEMQNLEIKLAEKHIKDANEEVKDKSRVLESAKRAIGDKEANLKHKKGELEKIIAETDKEEKEFEKESEAAREKVDPRLLAAYEKIRKNYRNGLAVVTIVRDSCGGCFNAIPPQRQAEIRQHKKIIVCEHCGRILVDNDLDATITI, from the coding sequence ATGGCTACCGTAAAAGAATACTCCGTTGAAGAAAAATTAGCGTCTGTACTCAGATTGCAAAAGATTGATTCCAAGCTGGATGAGATCCAGGTGCTGAAAGGGGAGTTGCCGATTGAGGTGAAAGATCTGGAAGATGAAATCGAAGGATTGAACACCCGCCAGGCACACATTGAGAATGAGATCAAGGGTATCCAGGATTTCGTTGCCAATAAAAAAGCGGCGATTAAGGAAGCTGAAGCGCTGATCAAGAAATATGAGAAGCAGCAGGACAATGTGAAGAACAACCGTGAGTTTGAGGCTATCACTAAGGAAGTAGAGATGCAGAATCTCGAAATCAAATTAGCGGAAAAGCACATCAAGGATGCTAATGAAGAGGTGAAAGATAAGAGCCGCGTCCTGGAAAGCGCTAAAAGAGCGATCGGTGATAAAGAGGCGAATCTGAAACATAAGAAAGGCGAGCTGGAGAAAATCATTGCAGAAACAGATAAAGAAGAGAAAGAATTTGAAAAGGAAAGTGAAGCTGCCCGTGAAAAGGTAGATCCACGTTTACTGGCTGCTTATGAGAAGATCCGCAAAAACTATCGTAATGGTCTGGCAGTGGTTACCATTGTCCGTGATTCCTGCGGTGGTTGCTTCAATGCCATTCCTCCTCAGCGTCAGGCTGAAATCCGCCAGCACAAAAAGATTATAGTTTGTGAGCATTGCGGCCGTATCCTCGTGGATAACGATCTGGATGCTACCATCACTATCTAA
- a CDS encoding tol-pal system YbgF family protein codes for MRIVVSLLLVLSIGLNVSAGQKVYDFNSRCEQAYDAIMQLRINEGKALLEEEKKDNPDNLIPYFLDDYADFFPLFFNEDPAEYANKRGSRSFRLDKMDEGPEDSPYYLYTQAVIKFHWALIKVKFNEKWDATWEVRKAYMMLKDNQRKFPNFVPNRLLLGSMQTVFGTIPDGYKWITNILGMKGSIKEGMNNVNAFIDSNAPEARLLREESYYYYCYLTLFVVNKPEDTWTFLQRKQLDTKNNYLFALMVANLALNNQKAATGIKVLQERNEGSEYADIQYYNYVYGLLKLTRLDTDAHVYLERFINNFKGKFYLKECLQRLSWFYYMEGNQTAANKYRQMIFNKGGLETDADKQALKEAESGKWPNPFLLKVRLLSDGGYFNEALKLILTKKSTDFTDISEKLEYAYRLGRIYDETGQDDKAIQMYDATVKVGANRPEYYAARASLQMGYIYEKRNDKAKAMQCYQQCMTMKGHDYKNSLDARAKAGIQRVSGS; via the coding sequence ATGCGTATTGTTGTTTCATTACTCTTGGTACTCAGTATAGGCTTAAACGTTAGTGCCGGGCAAAAGGTCTACGACTTTAACAGCCGGTGTGAGCAAGCCTATGATGCTATCATGCAGCTCAGGATAAATGAAGGGAAAGCTTTGCTGGAAGAAGAAAAGAAAGATAACCCGGATAACCTGATTCCCTATTTTCTGGATGATTATGCAGATTTCTTCCCACTGTTTTTTAATGAAGACCCTGCTGAATACGCTAACAAGCGTGGCAGCAGAAGTTTCAGGCTCGATAAAATGGATGAAGGTCCGGAAGATTCTCCCTACTACCTGTATACACAGGCAGTTATTAAGTTTCACTGGGCACTCATCAAAGTAAAGTTCAATGAAAAGTGGGATGCCACCTGGGAAGTCAGGAAAGCATACATGATGCTGAAAGACAACCAGCGCAAGTTTCCGAACTTCGTACCCAACCGCTTGCTGCTGGGGTCGATGCAAACCGTTTTCGGGACCATCCCGGATGGATATAAGTGGATTACCAATATCCTGGGCATGAAAGGCAGTATTAAAGAGGGAATGAACAATGTGAATGCCTTTATAGACAGCAACGCGCCAGAGGCCAGACTGCTGCGGGAAGAATCCTACTATTACTATTGCTACCTGACCTTATTCGTGGTAAATAAACCGGAAGATACCTGGACTTTTTTACAACGTAAACAACTGGATACTAAGAATAATTACCTCTTTGCCCTCATGGTGGCCAACCTGGCGCTTAACAACCAGAAAGCCGCCACCGGGATCAAGGTATTGCAGGAAAGAAATGAAGGGAGTGAGTATGCAGATATCCAGTATTATAACTACGTATATGGTTTGCTGAAACTGACACGGTTAGATACAGACGCACATGTTTACCTGGAGAGATTTATCAATAATTTCAAAGGGAAGTTTTACCTGAAAGAATGCCTGCAAAGGCTTAGCTGGTTTTACTACATGGAAGGTAACCAGACCGCTGCCAATAAATACCGGCAGATGATCTTCAATAAGGGCGGACTGGAAACAGATGCCGACAAACAGGCCCTGAAAGAGGCCGAAAGCGGTAAATGGCCCAATCCATTCCTGCTGAAAGTACGATTGTTAAGTGATGGCGGTTATTTTAATGAGGCACTTAAACTGATCCTCACCAAAAAATCGACCGACTTTACCGATATATCCGAAAAACTGGAATATGCGTACAGGCTTGGCCGTATCTACGACGAAACCGGCCAGGACGATAAAGCCATCCAGATGTACGACGCCACCGTGAAAGTAGGGGCCAACAGGCCGGAATACTACGCCGCAAGGGCTTCGCTGCAAATGGGATATATCTACGAAAAAAGAAATGATAAGGCCAAAGCCATGCAATGCTACCAGCAATGTATGACCATGAAAGGCCATGATTATAAAAACTCCCTGGATGCAAGGGCTAAAGCAGGAATACAGCGTGTGAGCGGATCCTGA
- the recN gene encoding DNA repair protein RecN, translated as MLQRLIIKNYAIIDHLEVDFSGNLNVITGETGAGKSILLGALSLILGERADPGVLFNKADKCVVEGIFLVKNGQISAFLQEHELDLEDQLIIRREISAAGKSRAFVNDTPVNISQLHELAQYLVDLHQQFDTLELGNADFQREVIDALAKPAQLTAYQQLFTQYLQVQKRYKELFDNRDNANKELDYNKFLLDELTEADFKENEIEDLDAELQVLSHAEEIKNTLSKVYFQLKEDEQPILQTLKQIQSSLMTISSFHKDVPAVAERMQSLYVELQDITGDIDRLGDQVQYDGNRIEQVNERMAMGYRFFKKHGVQTTAELLEIKATLEQKVSSVLNLDEELAQLEQEQSNLRLQLEQMAENISATRKEAAAPFEKRVNELLAQVGMPNARMKVEIVQGELNAYGHDTIDLLFDANKSNHFAPVGKVASGGELSRIMLCVKSLVAKSVHLPTLIFDEIDTGISGEAAKQVGVILKDLAREHQIICITHQPQIAGKADAHYFVYKDAAAEKVTTSVRLLSLEERINKIAQMLSGEKPTAAALENAREMVR; from the coding sequence ATGTTACAGCGATTAATTATTAAGAATTACGCCATCATCGATCACCTGGAAGTTGATTTCTCAGGTAACCTGAATGTGATTACCGGTGAAACCGGTGCAGGTAAATCTATCCTGCTCGGAGCGCTCTCCCTGATACTGGGCGAAAGAGCGGATCCTGGTGTGCTGTTCAATAAGGCCGATAAATGTGTCGTGGAAGGTATCTTCCTGGTAAAAAACGGCCAGATATCCGCTTTCCTCCAGGAACATGAACTGGACCTGGAAGATCAGCTGATCATACGCCGCGAAATCAGTGCCGCCGGCAAATCCAGGGCCTTCGTCAACGATACCCCTGTCAATATCTCCCAGCTCCATGAACTCGCACAATACCTGGTAGACCTGCACCAGCAGTTTGATACCCTGGAACTCGGCAACGCCGACTTCCAGCGCGAAGTAATTGACGCATTAGCCAAACCTGCACAGCTGACAGCCTATCAGCAGCTGTTTACACAATACCTGCAGGTACAAAAAAGATATAAAGAACTCTTCGACAACAGAGACAATGCCAATAAAGAGCTGGACTATAATAAGTTCCTCCTCGATGAGCTGACAGAAGCCGATTTCAAGGAAAATGAAATCGAAGACCTCGACGCCGAACTACAGGTGCTCAGTCATGCCGAAGAAATCAAGAATACACTCAGTAAAGTATATTTTCAGCTGAAGGAAGATGAACAACCTATCCTTCAGACCCTGAAGCAGATACAGTCTTCCCTGATGACCATTTCCTCCTTCCATAAGGATGTACCGGCCGTAGCAGAAAGAATGCAATCGCTCTATGTAGAGCTGCAGGACATCACCGGTGATATCGACCGCCTCGGCGATCAGGTACAGTACGATGGCAACAGGATTGAGCAGGTAAACGAGCGTATGGCGATGGGCTATCGCTTCTTTAAAAAACACGGGGTGCAAACCACTGCCGAACTGCTGGAAATTAAAGCCACACTGGAACAGAAAGTAAGTAGTGTGCTCAATCTGGACGAGGAACTGGCACAACTGGAGCAGGAACAATCCAACCTCCGCCTGCAGCTGGAACAAATGGCAGAAAATATCTCTGCTACCAGGAAAGAAGCTGCTGCGCCTTTTGAGAAGAGAGTCAACGAATTGCTGGCACAGGTAGGGATGCCTAATGCCCGCATGAAAGTAGAGATTGTTCAGGGAGAACTGAATGCTTACGGCCATGATACGATAGACCTGTTGTTTGATGCCAATAAGAGCAATCATTTTGCGCCTGTGGGTAAAGTAGCCTCCGGTGGTGAGTTGAGCCGTATCATGCTTTGCGTGAAATCCCTGGTGGCGAAGTCGGTACATCTGCCTACCCTGATATTTGACGAAATCGATACCGGTATTTCCGGAGAAGCGGCGAAACAGGTAGGAGTTATCCTGAAAGACCTGGCCAGAGAACACCAGATTATCTGTATTACACACCAGCCACAAATTGCCGGAAAAGCCGACGCACATTACTTTGTATATAAAGATGCTGCTGCCGAGAAAGTGACTACCAGCGTGCGTTTGCTGTCGCTGGAAGAACGTATCAACAAGATCGCACAAATGCTCAGCGGAGAAAAGCCAACTGCGGCTGCCCTTGAAAATGCAAGGGAAATGGTACGTTAA
- a CDS encoding enoyl-ACP reductase, giving the protein MAHNLLKGKKGIIFGALDEKSIAWRTALRCVEEGAEIVLTNAPIALRMGEIKKLAETCNAPVIPADVTNMDDLNNLFTKSMEHFGGKIDFVLHSVAMGMNIRKGKAYTDLDYDFNHKTFDISAMSLHRVLQTAYKLDALNEWASVIALSYIAAERVFPDYGEMADAKALLQSIARSFGYHYGVAKKVRVNTISQSPVKTTAGSGVQGFDGFLAYAEDMSPLGNASADQCADYAVTLFSDLTKMVTMQNLYHDGGFSNTGVSAGVIKAMEK; this is encoded by the coding sequence ATGGCTCATAACTTATTAAAAGGGAAGAAAGGTATCATCTTCGGTGCATTAGATGAAAAGTCTATTGCCTGGAGAACTGCACTCCGTTGTGTGGAAGAAGGCGCTGAAATTGTGCTTACCAACGCTCCTATTGCCCTCCGTATGGGTGAAATCAAAAAGCTGGCTGAAACCTGTAATGCACCGGTTATTCCTGCTGATGTAACCAATATGGATGATCTGAACAACCTGTTTACTAAATCCATGGAGCATTTTGGCGGTAAGATCGATTTCGTACTGCACTCTGTGGCCATGGGTATGAACATTCGTAAAGGAAAAGCATACACCGACCTGGACTACGATTTTAACCACAAAACATTTGATATTTCTGCTATGTCTTTACACCGTGTATTGCAAACAGCTTACAAGCTGGATGCATTAAACGAGTGGGCTTCTGTAATCGCGTTATCTTATATCGCTGCAGAACGCGTATTCCCTGACTATGGCGAAATGGCTGATGCTAAAGCATTACTGCAGTCTATTGCACGCAGCTTCGGTTACCACTACGGTGTTGCCAAGAAAGTACGTGTAAACACTATATCACAGTCTCCGGTGAAAACAACAGCCGGTAGCGGTGTACAGGGCTTTGATGGCTTCCTGGCATACGCAGAAGATATGAGCCCGCTGGGTAACGCTTCTGCTGACCAGTGCGCTGATTATGCAGTGACCCTGTTCTCAGACCTGACCAAAATGGTTACCATGCAGAACCTCTACCATGATGGTGGTTTCTCTAACACTGGTGTTTCTGCCGGCGTTATCAAAGCAATGGAAAAATAG
- a CDS encoding DUF2795 domain-containing protein, with protein sequence MYWTLELASYLEDAPWPATKDELIDYAIRSGAPIEVIENLQELEDEGEIYEGIEDIWSDYPSQDDFFFNEDEY encoded by the coding sequence ATGTACTGGACATTAGAATTAGCTTCATACCTGGAGGATGCTCCATGGCCAGCTACGAAAGACGAACTCATTGACTACGCAATCCGCTCCGGTGCACCGATTGAAGTGATTGAGAACTTGCAGGAGCTGGAAGATGAGGGAGAAATTTATGAAGGTATTGAGGATATCTGGTCCGATTATCCGTCTCAGGACGACTTCTTCTTCAACGAAGACGAGTATTAA
- a CDS encoding ABC transporter ATP-binding protein: MLTARNVTKNYSNLPILKGVDITVSKGEIVTIVGSSGAGKSTLLHILGTLDTPTSGEIMLNGVDLTALKGNALADFRNRHIGFIFQFHHLLPEFNALENVCIPGFISGQPRSQVQEKAAFLLQTLGLGSRLDHKPGALSGGEQQRVAVARALINNPDVVMADEPTGNLDSHNARELHNLFFELRSKFNQTFIIVTHNEELAPLSDRQLIMKDGRIIQTLQHNEGLIS, translated from the coding sequence ATGCTAACCGCTCGCAATGTCACCAAAAATTATTCCAACTTACCAATATTGAAGGGAGTTGATATCACTGTCAGTAAAGGAGAGATAGTGACCATTGTCGGTTCTTCCGGAGCCGGCAAAAGCACGCTGCTGCATATCCTCGGAACGCTTGATACGCCTACTTCCGGCGAGATTATGCTCAACGGTGTGGACCTGACAGCGCTGAAAGGGAATGCCCTCGCAGATTTCAGGAACCGACATATTGGCTTCATCTTCCAGTTTCACCACCTCCTGCCGGAATTCAATGCCCTGGAGAATGTTTGTATTCCTGGCTTTATTTCCGGTCAGCCCAGAAGCCAGGTACAGGAAAAAGCCGCTTTCCTGCTGCAAACGCTCGGCCTTGGCAGTCGCCTGGACCATAAACCCGGCGCCCTTTCCGGTGGTGAACAACAACGTGTAGCCGTTGCCCGCGCACTGATCAATAACCCGGACGTCGTTATGGCAGATGAACCTACCGGTAACCTCGACTCTCATAATGCCAGGGAACTACATAACCTCTTCTTTGAGCTTCGCAGTAAATTCAATCAGACCTTTATCATCGTTACCCACAACGAAGAGCTGGCGCCGCTGAGCGACAGACAGCTGATCATGAAGGATGGCAGAATTATTCAGACCCTGCAACACAATGAAGGCCTGATTTCGTAA
- a CDS encoding histone deacetylase: protein MKIAFHEVYIHPLPPDHRFPMIKYELIPEQLLREGVIGQKDIFAPEPVAENVILLTHTREYWEKLRDQGLSYKEQRSIGFVQSPLLTLREITIAQGTIDISLHALESGLGFNVAGGTHHAFADRGEGFCLLNDIGVAANYLLDQRKIRQALVIDLDVHQGNGTAAIFENNERVYTFSMHGAHNYPFHKERSDWDLPLPDGITDGDYLQQLKAALPVLINKVRPDIVFYLSGVDILETDKLGKLKITPEGCLERDRLVFGALKQHDIPVAVVMGGGYSPRVKDVVDAHCRTFSAGIDIYGG from the coding sequence ATGAAGATCGCATTTCACGAAGTTTATATACATCCGCTACCACCAGACCATCGGTTTCCGATGATCAAATACGAACTGATTCCTGAGCAGCTGCTGCGGGAAGGGGTGATTGGTCAGAAAGACATCTTTGCCCCGGAGCCTGTAGCGGAAAACGTTATACTGCTTACACATACAAGGGAATATTGGGAGAAACTGCGCGATCAGGGATTATCCTATAAAGAACAGCGGAGTATCGGGTTTGTACAATCTCCTTTGCTTACGCTGCGCGAGATTACCATTGCACAAGGTACGATAGATATTTCCCTGCATGCGCTGGAAAGCGGCCTTGGATTCAATGTAGCTGGCGGTACGCACCATGCCTTTGCCGACAGAGGCGAAGGCTTTTGTTTGCTCAATGACATAGGCGTGGCTGCCAACTATCTGCTGGACCAACGGAAAATCCGCCAGGCACTGGTGATAGACCTGGACGTGCATCAGGGAAACGGCACTGCTGCCATATTTGAAAACAACGAGCGCGTGTATACATTCAGTATGCATGGTGCGCATAACTATCCTTTTCATAAAGAGCGCTCCGACTGGGATCTTCCCCTGCCGGATGGCATCACCGACGGGGATTACCTTCAGCAACTGAAAGCAGCTTTACCAGTTTTAATAAACAAGGTGCGCCCTGATATTGTATTTTATTTATCTGGTGTAGATATCCTGGAGACAGATAAGCTGGGTAAGCTGAAAATTACACCTGAGGGCTGCCTTGAACGCGACAGGCTGGTATTCGGCGCATTGAAGCAGCATGATATACCGGTGGCCGTAGTAATGGGAGGTGGTTATTCTCCGCGCGTGAAAGACGTTGTGGACGCACATTGCAGAACATTCAGCGCAGGAATTGACATATACGGTGGATAA
- the pdeM gene encoding ligase-associated DNA damage response endonuclease PdeM gives MTGEVFKYRSQHWHLLPERAIFWEEEQALIVSDLHLGKATHFRKAGIAVPAGIVTEDLFRLQRLITKLNPAQIIIVGDMFHSHENREVDYFRLWRQQFANVRFHLVVGNHDIMPAEVYTTLDIHTTDQLTINDIHFIHEPCEEHNGYTYTFSGHLHPGFVMAGPARQRLRLPCFYFGRHCGILPAFGEFTGLASLAAEPDEPVFVIAGNAIVRAQ, from the coding sequence GTGACAGGGGAAGTATTTAAATATCGGTCGCAACACTGGCATTTATTGCCTGAGCGGGCCATTTTCTGGGAAGAAGAACAGGCACTTATCGTATCAGACCTTCACCTGGGCAAAGCCACTCATTTCAGGAAGGCAGGTATCGCAGTACCGGCAGGCATTGTAACGGAAGACCTCTTCCGGCTGCAACGGCTGATTACAAAGCTCAATCCCGCTCAGATTATTATTGTCGGCGATATGTTCCATAGCCACGAAAACCGCGAAGTCGATTACTTCCGGTTATGGCGGCAACAATTTGCCAATGTACGTTTCCACCTGGTAGTCGGGAATCATGACATTATGCCTGCTGAAGTCTATACCACACTGGATATCCACACTACCGACCAGCTGACCATCAACGATATACATTTCATTCACGAACCTTGTGAGGAACACAACGGTTATACCTATACGTTTTCCGGGCACCTGCATCCGGGCTTTGTGATGGCCGGCCCTGCCCGGCAGCGGCTACGGTTGCCCTGTTTCTATTTCGGGCGCCATTGTGGTATCCTGCCTGCATTCGGGGAGTTTACCGGCCTGGCAAGTCTGGCCGCAGAGCCAGATGAACCGGTATTTGTCATTGCCGGCAATGCTATTGTCAGAGCGCAATAA
- a CDS encoding ligase-associated DNA damage response DEXH box helicase: protein MKGKQIITDWLAAKELQPFEFQEDAWDAYLKGKSGLVNAPTGFGKTFSLYLAVLIAWIDAHPKDYQKKKKNGLQLMWITPLRALAKDIARAMTEVLEELNIPWQVGIRSGDTSLATRAAQKKQMPEILLITPESLHILLAQRDYPSHFKNLQTVVADEWHELIGTKRGVMVELGLSRLKGLTLQEDRPPLKVWGISATIGNLDEAMEVLLGPFHNDGIIIRAKLKKNIALKSVIPEEIQNYPWAGHLGLKMLKQAIPIIQESQTTLLFTNTRSQAEIWYQALLKECPDLAGAIALHHGSIDLELRIWVEEALHNGILKIVVCTASLDLGVDFRPVDTVIQVGSPKGVARFLQRAGRSGHQPNAISKIFFLPTHALELVEASALKAAMEEELIESRMPILQAWDVLLQYLMTLAVSDGFHSTDIWEEVKNTFCYQHITPEEWQWILAFLTTGGEALFSYDEFKKMERHGNFFRCTSRMLAMRHRLHIGTIVSDVMMKVKFMTGGYVGVIEEGFISRLQPGDSFTLAGRNLEFVMTKDMTALVRKSTSKKTIVPSWQGGRIPLSSNLGKMLRQKFNEALTRRAKDPELLALRPLFKLQEDLSHVPKDDELLIEHIVTEDGYHLFVYPFEGRLVHEVMAALLAYRISRTQPITFSMAMNDYGFELLSDQPIPVTVENAKVLLSAENLNEELQASVNSTEMARRKFRDIAVIAGLIFTGYPGKGKANRHLQASSSLIFNVFKDYDPDNLLLRQAFNEAFFYQMEEARLRETLDRIAVSKIIVTHPQHLTPFCFPIKVDSLRDTMTSERLEDRIKKMIAANG, encoded by the coding sequence ATGAAAGGAAAACAAATTATCACCGACTGGCTGGCAGCAAAGGAGCTACAACCATTCGAGTTCCAGGAGGATGCCTGGGACGCTTATCTGAAAGGGAAATCGGGCCTGGTGAATGCCCCTACCGGCTTTGGTAAAACATTTTCGCTCTACCTGGCCGTGCTGATAGCCTGGATAGATGCCCACCCTAAAGATTACCAGAAAAAAAAGAAGAATGGCCTGCAGCTGATGTGGATAACACCACTGCGCGCGCTCGCCAAAGATATTGCCCGTGCCATGACGGAGGTACTGGAAGAACTGAATATTCCCTGGCAGGTAGGTATCCGCAGCGGCGACACCTCCCTGGCTACCCGTGCTGCACAGAAAAAACAAATGCCGGAAATCCTGCTGATAACACCGGAAAGCCTCCACATCCTGCTGGCTCAGCGGGATTATCCTTCCCACTTTAAAAACCTCCAGACTGTTGTGGCCGATGAATGGCACGAGCTGATAGGCACCAAAAGAGGTGTCATGGTGGAACTCGGCCTGTCCCGCCTGAAAGGACTTACACTCCAGGAAGACCGGCCTCCGCTGAAAGTCTGGGGTATCTCCGCCACCATTGGTAACCTCGATGAGGCGATGGAGGTACTCCTGGGCCCTTTTCATAACGATGGTATCATCATCCGGGCAAAATTGAAGAAAAACATCGCTTTAAAGAGCGTTATTCCTGAAGAGATACAGAATTACCCCTGGGCCGGACATCTGGGCTTAAAGATGCTAAAACAGGCCATTCCGATCATTCAGGAGAGCCAGACCACCCTCCTGTTTACAAATACACGCTCCCAGGCCGAAATCTGGTACCAGGCACTACTGAAAGAATGCCCCGACCTGGCAGGAGCTATCGCCCTTCACCATGGCTCTATTGACCTGGAACTGCGTATATGGGTGGAAGAAGCCCTGCACAATGGTATACTCAAAATAGTTGTATGTACTGCCAGCCTGGATTTAGGCGTCGACTTCCGCCCGGTAGACACCGTCATCCAGGTGGGAAGCCCTAAAGGCGTGGCCCGCTTCCTGCAAAGAGCCGGTCGTAGCGGCCACCAGCCCAATGCCATCTCCAAAATATTCTTTCTTCCCACCCATGCGCTGGAACTCGTAGAGGCATCTGCCCTGAAAGCCGCTATGGAAGAAGAACTCATTGAAAGCCGTATGCCCATCCTGCAGGCATGGGACGTATTGTTACAATACCTTATGACCCTGGCCGTTTCTGACGGTTTCCATTCCACCGACATCTGGGAAGAAGTAAAAAATACCTTCTGCTACCAGCACATCACCCCGGAAGAATGGCAGTGGATACTGGCTTTCCTCACCACCGGCGGAGAAGCACTCTTCAGCTATGATGAGTTTAAGAAGATGGAAAGACACGGGAATTTCTTCCGTTGTACCAGCCGCATGCTGGCCATGCGCCACCGTTTGCATATAGGCACCATCGTCAGCGATGTGATGATGAAAGTGAAATTTATGACTGGCGGGTACGTGGGCGTGATAGAAGAAGGGTTTATATCCCGGCTGCAACCCGGCGACTCCTTTACGCTGGCAGGACGCAACCTCGAATTTGTAATGACGAAAGACATGACGGCACTGGTGCGTAAGTCTACTTCTAAAAAAACCATTGTGCCCAGCTGGCAGGGAGGCCGCATCCCATTATCCAGCAACCTGGGAAAAATGCTGCGGCAGAAATTCAACGAAGCCCTTACCAGAAGGGCCAAAGACCCGGAACTGCTGGCATTACGTCCGCTGTTCAAACTACAGGAAGATCTCTCCCATGTACCCAAAGATGATGAACTGCTGATAGAGCATATCGTTACGGAAGATGGCTATCACCTCTTTGTATATCCTTTCGAAGGGCGGCTGGTACATGAAGTAATGGCCGCACTGCTGGCCTATCGTATCAGCAGAACACAACCCATTACCTTTTCCATGGCTATGAACGACTATGGCTTCGAGCTCCTCTCCGACCAGCCCATACCTGTTACCGTGGAAAATGCCAAAGTGCTGCTATCTGCAGAAAATCTGAACGAAGAACTACAGGCCAGCGTGAACTCTACAGAAATGGCCCGCCGTAAATTCCGTGATATTGCGGTTATCGCCGGACTGATATTCACCGGATACCCGGGCAAAGGGAAAGCCAACAGGCATTTGCAGGCCTCCAGCTCCCTTATCTTCAACGTTTTCAAGGATTACGACCCTGACAATCTGTTGCTGCGCCAGGCTTTCAATGAAGCATTTTTCTATCAGATGGAAGAAGCCAGGCTAAGGGAAACCCTTGATCGTATTGCTGTCAGCAAGATTATTGTCACCCATCCACAGCATCTTACGCCTTTCTGTTTCCCGATAAAAGTAGATAGCCTGCGTGATACCATGACCAGCGAAAGACTGGAAGACCGTATCAAAAAAATGATCGCTGCAAACGGATAG